From the Papaver somniferum cultivar HN1 chromosome 2, ASM357369v1, whole genome shotgun sequence genome, the window TTCAACTCAGGACGTGGATCGGCATTAACAGAGAACGGAACGGTGGAGATGGAAGCAAGTATAATGGATGGGCCAAAGAGAAGATGTGGAGCAGTATCGGGATTAACGACTGTTAAAAATCCAGTATCACTTGCTCGTCTTGTTATGGACAAATCTCCCCATTCTTATCTCGCCTTCTCTGGTGCTGAAGCTTTCGCCAAGCAACAGGTAAAACTGAAATTCTATGCTTATTTGATCAAAATTGATGGTTGATTCTAACTTTATTAACATCGGACGGATATGCTATAAGCTGAAATCAACCGGTTGGTATCACACCTTGGCTGTGGTTTCCCATGGGGAGCAGCACAGTACAGTATTTGCCAACACGCATGTGTGGGGTGTTTTATTGAGGCGGGCAGTAACTCAACTATTTTTGTACTGTGCCAAACATGGCTAATTAAACACGTGACTGATTGATTTTCATATGTTCTATGATTAGGGTGTTGAAATGGTGGACAATGACTACTTTGTCACTGAGGAAAACTTAGGGATGTtgaagttggcaaaggaagcaaatgCTATTGTGGTATGtgtgcttttttttctttttcttttcttgaataACTTTGCTGGACTTTATGTAACCTGGTTCACAAGAAGCGGGTAGGTTTTTTGAGTATACTGAATGAGAGAATACACAGATTGTTATTGCCAAGTTAGATTTTTACTGTATTCTGAATCAAATCAAAGCTGTCGGCCGGTCAAAATTTAATTGATACTGGTCATCTATcaacaaaagaacaatatttagaCTGCCGGTCAGAGAGATAAAACGCCATATGGTATCCTGCTGCTTGATGGTTGTACTTCTTTTCATTACAATCAGAAGACTTTTTTTATCCAACCATTATCCTCATGCTGGTGTTTCTTCTTTGGTTGTGTGCAGTTCGATTACAGAATCCCATCCTTGGGTCTAGGGACATGTAGTGCTGGTGCAGGAGCAGCAATTGACAATGGTCTACAAATGAACGGTCTTCCAATCAGCATCTACGCACCCGAAACAGTAGGCTGTGTGGTGGTCGATAGTGAAGGTAGGTGCGCAGCTGCAACATCCACAGGTGGTTTGATGAACAAAATGATAGGTCGAATTGGAGACTCTCCCTTGATTGGTTCTGGAACTTACGCTTGCAATATCTGCGCTGTTTCTTGCACTGGAGAAGGCGAGGCCATTATCCGTGGGACTTTGGCTAGGGATGTTGCCGCGGTCATGGAGTACAAGGGATTAGGTCTTCAAGATGCTATTGATTTTGTAGTGAAAGAAAGGTTGGATGAGGGAAAAGCCGGTATGATAGCTGTTTCAAGCAATGGAGAAGTGGCATATGGGTTTAATACTACTGGAATGTTTAGGGGCTGTGCCACTGAGGATGGGTTTATGGAAGTTGGGATTTGGGAGTAGAATAACAATAAAAGCACCCTTGTAATCCTTGTCTTTGTTCAAGGACTTTATTAGAaacataattataaaataaagttgTACCTAGGTTAGATCTCAAATACATGTTGCAATAGCTTGCACCATCTTTTCTCTGCAAAAAAAACGTAATGGGATTTAGATTTGAATCTTTGTTATAACCATCAACGTAAGAAAATGAACCACTTACTAAAAGCAGCTTCTGAGGGCTGCAGGTGGAATCTTTCTCACCGTCCGGCCACCTAAAAATTGAACTGCATTCCGCATTTTGCAAATTCTGTATGCCTGTGATGTCTGGCTGCCTAAAATCCAAAGGCAATTCTTTGCACAAAATAGGGTCTTCTCTTACTCGGCATCCGAAGCAACCCTGTAATCTGTAGCTCTGTAACTGCTTTACAAAATCTCGCCTGAATTGAAGCTTCACTAATGGACTCAACCTCAACTGCAACTTTTCTCTTTTTACGTAACGGAGACATCTGCAACTTTCGCTTACCTTTTTTGGTATTACTTGGAGGAAGAATTATAGCCTTGAATGATTGAAACCAGTCATGGAGATTGATCAGATCACCATGTTCTTGAGCCAACTGATAGATAATTGAGGTATCATTCATCGATGGTAACAGAGATTCTCCGCTCTTGTTACAACAACTGCAATGGAGGTAGGTATGAGATTTGAGAAGATCAACTTGAATCATTTTCCTTGGATCTCCGATTAAAGCTGATTGCAGTATATCGACGTGCTTAAAGCAGAAAATTTCATGGAATGGCAAAGACTCAATCGGCTCTTGATAATCCTTAACCATACACTCCAGTAACTTAACAGCTTTCAAATTCACCGCCTTCTTGTCTTTTTCTGTATTCAAATGGCTGCGAGATGCTGCCTTCTTCGGCGATCCAATCCTTACTTTTTTTGGACTCTTGCTTTCACCAGGGGATGTTACCTTCCTGGGTGAACCTATCTTACCTTTTCTTGGACTCTTGATTACACCGTTAGATACTGGCTTCCTGGGTGAACCAATCCCGTCTTGTTTATTACTCTTGCTTTCACCATCAAAATCTAACATTGACAGCAACTCGTCCACTTTGACATTTATCTCTGTAATCCCTTCAGTGTGTTTTCTCCAAATCTGAAGCAATTGAGATAAATGTGCAGGCGGGAGATCCTTTATCCTACGTACTGCCTGAGATATGAAACCTGTTTTCCGCTGACCAAAACATTCTTCACTATGCAGAAAAATACCACTAGAGGAAGCCTTTACCCGATCTTCAACAGTACCAGACTGATGATTTGGATCAAGCGCCTCACAAAAAATATCAAATAGGTTTATCCTGTGAAACTTCCCAGCTTCAAACAAGCACAAAACCACAGAACTCCAGTCTTTCCTCAAGCCCTTCACCGCTGATAAACCAGAAACCAAAGTTTCAGTGCTCATACATGAGACGTCATCTATAAGTTTACAAGATGGAAGATCAAAAGCACACTTGTGCATTTCTTCGGGCAGCAATTCACACATTTCCATCCAGAAACTATGACTATCTTCACTTAAGAAGCCTTCAGATAAGAAACTTAGAGGTTCCATTAAGAAATGTTTAGAGCAGGCAATCTTTAGAGCCCTAATGAAAGATGTAACTGTTCCATCTTTCCTTAGAAAGTAATTTCTCAGAAAGACAGCCACCTTATGGCCAATGTCAAACCCCGTGCATAATTTAACAAGAAGAGCCTCCATGATTGCATCCATTCTCTCAGATGGGGAACCTAAAGTGAACTTACATGGTGAGAGGTATTGCAGTGCATTGGATGTAAGTAACTTCTTAGGAGCATCAATGGTTGTTCCAACTCCCATTATTAAGATGACTGGAATCTTTATCACCCACTCCCTTAAAATTAAGATGAACTCAGATAAGACACTCCCGTTGCATCTTTCCATATCATCAATGATCACAACTATGGGATATCCCTTGTTTTCTGGTTCAGAATACCATGACACTAAGATACTTATATCGGCTGTATCTGGAGTGAACTTAATCAACTGCCTCTGCAGGCTTCTAAGACACCCGCCAATTCCGCTCTTGGCAGTGAAGTCCATTGATGAAAGAGTAACCACGTGAGAATCATGAGATTTCAAATGCATGGCGAGTTCTTTAAATGTCagcaaatcatcaacaaactccaCATTTTTCGTCATCACAAGACCAGTAAAAATCTGTCTGCATGTGATATCAGTCAGTGGAGGGTATGAATGTAGACCACCAGGGGTTCCAGCAGATTTGATTGAAGAGAAAGACTCGCAAACCCATTGGTGTATCACATCAAATACACTGATATTGATGTTCAACAAAACATCTTTGATAGTTCTATCAATCTTCGACCAAATAAAATCAAATGCCTCAAGACGCACCTTGTCATAATCATCTTCTCCCACTTGCTTGGTTTCCTCTGATTTATCTGCAGCTTTAGGAGAAGATAGGGATGCTAACTTGCTCCTGGTCTTTCCAGTTTCAGAAGCTTTTCTACTTCCTTTTCGAGGCAATGCCTTGTGCAGAACAAAGAAAGGCTGAAGATTGTTTTCCCCATTGTCGGCAATTGGAGATGAGGGCGGAGAATCTAGACTTTCAGACTCCATGGATGCTGTTGGAAAAAACTTGTTATTCAGTGCATGAGGGGAAATAACTAGTAAACTGTAAACACCATTAATCATCCATAAAAAAATAACGCAAGCCGTGGATAAATAAGACAGCCAGTTCCTTCCATAATTAATTACTAGTAAAATCGCAAGTGCGCCTGCCAGGCATACCTAATGCTTTAACAATCCAAAACTGCCGTAACATACAAAAGAGACAACCACATAAACTGTACACAAAGACTTTCAAATCTATTAATATTTATGAAAGTAGTCATGTGATATATTTATGTTTGGCAATCAAATTACTGAACAATCTGCAACAATCAAATTACTACTTGGTGTTCCATAGCTGCGGCTAGTAGACATAAGTCTACTACTGGAGGTGCAGATTGCAGACTGTGTGACTATAAATTCTTTGAGCACATAGTAACACCAAGTTGTTTTATGGACACCAAGAActcatgaaataatacaagttaagAGCACGTGCGCTGCACGTCGGAAAAATCCCTTGCAGATTTAGTTATATGAGCTGATTTGGTTAATTATAGACTTGGAAGCGAATGTAACTCGCAAAATCCCTCGCAGATTATGTAACCTCCTAATAGCCAAATGACCTACCATACATGTATGCAGCTTGTGTGATTCTCAATTTTAATAATTACAAAATCATGCAATAAGAGTTACTAAGAGTTGTTGCATAGACAACTATCTAATCTAGATTTGATGTTCTTCGATAAAATATGCACTGCATCCATCCATACAGTACTCACTACATCCACATTATGATGAAAAGATGAAAATGCTACACTAAATATTGAAATTGGTATCATCATTGAATGACAAACCGTTCAAAACTATTGATAAACATAAGCAAATCAAATACAAAATCCCTAAAATTTACAGAACCCTAGAATTACAGATTATAGTAGGAAACGATTTTGATACGGGGAAAAGGACATACCTAATCAAATAAGAGTAAACGTTCGATTTTGATATGTAATTGTAGAATATATAATCCAAACACGGGTTTTGGTGAATTAAGATATTTTAGTTAACCGTGTAATTTATCCTAGTATTTAGGAACTGTTGAATTGGTATATAATACCTACAAGTCAGGAGTTGTGGTTATTCAAGTGACCACGTTTTACGATTGCATGTAGTTAGTGTCCTAGTGAATAGGGACCATGAAGGTGCGTCTGTTAGAGTGGTGAGGAAATGCTCTGTCATTTATAAGCCTATGAAAGGCAACAACAAtgttaatgaaatattatgagaaGTTTTCTTAAATGTAATTTTTGTGCAAATCTCTCTCTCACTCCTCACTTGATCCATGAAATTCCAACATGATATCAGAGCTGGGGTTGAAAGTTGAGTTGAGAGAGAGGGTTATATAGAAAAAGATGTTTCAGAAGAGTTCGAAAAAATTGTTCAAAATTAAGAATGTTGAGAGAGGGATTAGAAaattattttgaaaattttgtttttaaacagtATTGATTTATTTGGTCAGAAAAGTaatgttggaaaaattgtttccgaggtagaaaaaataaatagatttttgtgtgtttggaaaacaagggtttccattggaaaaaaaaaatgtctttttAGGTTAGAAAATATGGGTTTCTAGCTGTGATGAAGGCAAAGTTGGAAAACAAGGGTTTCAAACTATGAGAT encodes:
- the LOC113346708 gene encoding origin of replication complex subunit 3-like, whose protein sequence is MESESLDSPPSSPIADNGENNLQPFFVLHKALPRKGSRKASETGKTRSKLASLSSPKAADKSEETKQVGEDDYDKVRLEAFDFIWSKIDRTIKDVLLNINISVFDVIHQWVCESFSSIKSAGTPGGLHSYPPLTDITCRQIFTGLVMTKNVEFVDDLLTFKELAMHLKSHDSHVVTLSSMDFTAKSGIGGCLRSLQRQLIKFTPDTADISILVSWYSEPENKGYPIVVIIDDMERCNGSVLSEFILILREWVIKIPVILIMGVGTTIDAPKKLLTSNALQYLSPCKFTLGSPSERMDAIMEALLVKLCTGFDIGHKVAVFLRNYFLRKDGTVTSFIRALKIACSKHFLMEPLSFLSEGFLSEDSHSFWMEMCELLPEEMHKCAFDLPSCKLIDDVSCMSTETLVSGLSAVKGLRKDWSSVVLCLFEAGKFHRINLFDIFCEALDPNHQSGTVEDRVKASSSGIFLHSEECFGQRKTGFISQAVRRIKDLPPAHLSQLLQIWRKHTEGITEINVKVDELLSMLDFDGESKSNKQDGIGSPRKPVSNGVIKSPRKGKIGSPRKVTSPGESKSPKKVRIGSPKKAASRSHLNTEKDKKAVNLKAVKLLECMVKDYQEPIESLPFHEIFCFKHVDILQSALIGDPRKMIQVDLLKSHTYLHCSCCNKSGESLLPSMNDTSIIYQLAQEHGDLINLHDWFQSFKAIILPPSNTKKGKRKLQMSPLRKKRKVAVEVESISEASIQARFCKAVTELQITGLLRMPSKRRPYFVQRIAFGF
- the LOC113346709 gene encoding probable isoaspartyl peptidase/L-asparaginase 2, yielding MGRWAIAVHGGAGVDPNLPAQRQDEAKQLLTRCLNLGISSLQSSLSAIDVVELVVRELESDPFFNSGRGSALTENGTVEMEASIMDGPKRRCGAVSGLTTVKNPVSLARLVMDKSPHSYLAFSGAEAFAKQQGVEMVDNDYFVTEENLGMLKLAKEANAIVFDYRIPSLGLGTCSAGAGAAIDNGLQMNGLPISIYAPETVGCVVVDSEGRCAAATSTGGLMNKMIGRIGDSPLIGSGTYACNICAVSCTGEGEAIIRGTLARDVAAVMEYKGLGLQDAIDFVVKERLDEGKAGMIAVSSNGEVAYGFNTTGMFRGCATEDGFMEVGIWE